Genomic window (Desulfuromonadales bacterium):
GCGTGGCTGTCGCGCTCCTGCAGGCCGTGCTGCTCCCTGGCCAGCACCACGATGCTCCGCCCTTCCGGGGTCTCATCGGCCAGCGAGGCGAGCCGGGCGGCATCGGCCAGGCGTTTGGCGTCGCTGCCGCCGACGGGGATGAAGGCGGTCGCCTGACGATTGCCGAGGGTAATGGTGCCGGTCTTGTCGAGCAGCAGCACGTCGACGTCGCCGGCCGCCTCCACCGCGCGGCCCGACATGGCGATGACGTTGGCCTGGATCATCCGGTCCATGCCGGCGATGCCGATGGCGGAGAGCAGCCCGCCGATGGTGGTCGGGATGAGGCAGACCAGCAGGGCGATAAGGACCGTCAGCGTGACCGGGCTCCCCTGTCCGGCCGCCTGGACGCTGAAGAGGGAGAAGGGGAGCAGGGTCACTGTCGCCAGCAGGAAGATGATGGTGAGGCCGGCCAGCAGGATGTCGAGAGCGATCTCGTTGGGGGTCTTCTGCCGCCTGGCTCCTTCCACCATGGCGATCATCCGGTCGAGGAAGGCCTCTCCCGGATCGGCGGTGATCCGCACCACCAGCCAGTCGGAAAGGACCAGGGTGCCGCCGGTGACGGCGCTGCGGTCGCCGCCGCTCTCCCGGATGACCGGGGCGCTCTCGCCGGTGACGGCGGCCTCGTTCACCGAGGCGACCCCGACCACCACCTCGCCGTCGCCGGGGATGATGTCGCCGGCCTCCACCAGGACGAAGTCCCCTTTCTTCAGTTGCGACGAAGGCACGGCGGTCGTTTCGGCGCCCCGCTCGGGCCGGGAGAGACGCTTGGCGGTCACGTCCTGACGCGAGCCGCGCAGGGCGTCGGCCTGTGCCTTCCCCCTCCCTTCGGCCAGGGACTCGGCGAAGTTGGCGAACAGCACGGTGAACCAGAGCCAGAGGGAAACGGCCAGGATGAACCCCGGCGGCTCCTCCCCGCGGGCGAAGAGGGAATGGAGGAAGAGGCAGGTGGTCAGGAGGCTCCCCACCTCGACCACGAACATAACCGGCTTGCGGATCTGGTGGCGCGGGTCGAGCTTCACCAGGGCGTCGACGAGGGCCCGGTGGACGATGTGGGGTTCGAACAGCGGGCTCGGCGTGTATCTTTTACGCATGGCTTGCTCCTCTGCTCATCGTTGCCCGGCCGCGAGCATCTGCTCGGCGATCGGTCCGAGCGCCAGGGCGGGGAGGAAGGTGAGCGCCCCCACCAGCACGATCACCCCCACCAGGAGCAGCACGAACAGGGGAGTGTGGGTCGGCAGGGTCCCGGCGCCCGCCGGCACCTGCTTCTTGGCGGCCAGGGAGCCGGCGATTGCCAGCACCGGCAGCATGACCCAGAACCGGCCGAACAGCATGGCCAGGCCGAGGAGAGTGTTGTAGAAGGGGGTGTTGACCGAAAGGCCGGCAAAGGCGCTGCCGTTGTTGTTGCCGGCCGAAGAGAACGCGTAGAGGATCTCCGAGAAGCCGTGCGGGCCGGGGTTGGCGACTCCCGCTGTGCCCGACGACGTCACCACCGCGACGGCCGTCCCCACCAGGACCAGGGCCGCCGGGATGAGGATGACGAGCGCGGCCATCTTCATCTCGAACGCCTCAATCTTCTTCCCCAGGTACTCCGGCGTGCGCCCCACCATCAGCCCGGCGACGAAGACCGCGACGATGGCGAAGACGAGCATGCCGTAGAGGCCGGAGCCGACCCCGCCGAAGACAATCTCCCCCAACTGGATGAGCCACAGCGGGACCATCCCCCCCAACGGAGTGAAGGAGTCGTGCATGGCGTTCACCGAACCGTTGGAGGCGGCGGTGGTGGCGGCGGCCCAGAGGGCGGAGTTGGCGACGCCGA
Coding sequences:
- the kdpB gene encoding potassium-transporting ATPase subunit KdpB — protein: MRKRYTPSPLFEPHIVHRALVDALVKLDPRHQIRKPVMFVVEVGSLLTTCLFLHSLFARGEEPPGFILAVSLWLWFTVLFANFAESLAEGRGKAQADALRGSRQDVTAKRLSRPERGAETTAVPSSQLKKGDFVLVEAGDIIPGDGEVVVGVASVNEAAVTGESAPVIRESGGDRSAVTGGTLVLSDWLVVRITADPGEAFLDRMIAMVEGARRQKTPNEIALDILLAGLTIIFLLATVTLLPFSLFSVQAAGQGSPVTLTVLIALLVCLIPTTIGGLLSAIGIAGMDRMIQANVIAMSGRAVEAAGDVDVLLLDKTGTITLGNRQATAFIPVGGSDAKRLADAARLASLADETPEGRSIVVLAREQHGLQERDSHALDARFVPFSAQTRMSGVDLDGRQIRKGAADAVAAYVTGNGGSFPPEAKTIVEEVAREGATPLVVAEGRQVLGVIRLNDIVKGGIRERFAELRRMGIRTVMITGDNPLTAAAVAAEAGVDDFLAEATPEAKLTLIRDHQAGGRLVAMTGDGTNDAPALAQADVAVAMNSGTQAAKEAGNMVDLDSNPTKLIEVVEIGKQLLMTRGTLTTFSIANDVAKYFAILPAAFVGTYPQLAALNVMGLATPRSAILSAVIFNALIIVALIPLALRGVKYRSVGAATLLRNNLLIYGLGGLIVPFVGIKGIDLLLGWFV